Proteins from a single region of Psilocybe cubensis strain MGC-MH-2018 chromosome 3, whole genome shotgun sequence:
- a CDS encoding putative calcium-binding protein (putative calcium-binding protein C800.10c) — protein sequence MSINFSPTPAELNIVSQIFASADPQKLGVLTGDVAVRIFGGAKLPPTVLGEIWNISDEDNKGWLPKKGVAMAVRLIGWAQKGEKITQALVNKAGPLAVIEGITTVSQQTTGMSLSKSPPPAAFPPLTPQDKVKFQNMFLKNGPANGLLSGEKARDIFVKSKLSNEQLLQIWNLADTQDRGALDATDFAIGMYFIQGVMTGKISFIPTSLPPGLYQQAGGQVLNNGSVRSHMTGNSGSFSPVNSVFPSQHTGQSQMLQPEYTGGAFKAPTLPARPQVTGQGNGRALEWDVTPAEKASADRYFESLDTQKKGYIEGEVAVPFMLKSNLPGEVLAQVWDLADINNDGCLTRDGFAVAMHLIQKKLAGKDIPATLPPSLVPPSARAAVPTSSPFAPAIQPQQPAVDLFSFDDTPPPSASPAQTVTFSPPTLQPQYTGAFQATPVKHTPEPDPFAAASFNTSPNRDLLSDDEVHTTASPPLHDQSAEIGNVKNQLQSTNRSLASAKQERETLEQSLANQAAQLSTFQTQLSSAKAAYETEVNLLATLKERRATQVADIQKTREELIRAESDLSAIRVEKAEIEGAFLRDKEEARDLHKRMVEAGQQAEALKADVDKLKKEAKQQKGLLAIARKQLSTKEAEKAKVEKDHEEAVAELNSVTSEKEGVETEITNLETDIANLTKATEEAKLTRSVSPVDSLGFAAAQPLPVSPEVASPTSVKSNNPFERLAMSSGNSTPRSQSPFQPLAASSILSSPPVSVISPSMTASTAPTETMQEASKPIEGLPVTSDDHPTTELSYLADDSTSNTLDSVLSPGTANGTEYFMTPPTSAQDDAKLEAVEKFPSLDSLPAPIALPSSSATTAAPTAAPAAPPESDHHETDLNSRLKELDIDESDSDSDDDNVPLGAKLNANGKVPVITPQKVEPASAPAPAPAANVSFDDVFGSDEHKDTTVTNAFDDAYDSGFVTSTTAPQDTSVHASEPINHFEAPKPAEAKPEIAGVNEFDQTFSKLPSSTAATPATFSFDAAFDDNFDFASASKANDFPPAPMINEPKEPSQSSVFDDAFGESSAPVPSMTPQPAVIAQPAAAAATSPTNAPNFATSFDQAFFDSVTAPKVEDKTLTTSPAPMANAPSSLQSVQGSFPSSPAPVSPKASAPSPRSSDVSHGPPRERSPPPRMVSPKPRLSSSSSKETAEKPQPAARHSKLSIRLPFGKKKKHSEPMPAPPAASTHLTPPIEEPQRTATPASEDDVEPVKQLTAMGFSRTQAVDALERYGYDVQKALNSLLGQ from the exons ATGTCCATCAACTTCTCTCCGACTCCTGCTGAGCTCAACATTGTCTCCCAGATATTCGCATCTGCAGATCCCCAGAAGCTAGGCGTCCTCACCGGTGACGTTGCCGTCAGGATCTTTGGAGGTGCCAAGCTGCCCCCAACAGTCCTCGGTGAAATCTGGAATATCTCAGATGAAGACAACAAGGGCTGGCTCCCCAAGAAGGGCGTGGCTATGGCAGTCCGCCTCATTGGCTGGGCGCAAAAGGGGGAAAAGATAACTCAGGCCTTGGTCAATAAAG CGGGTCCCTTGGCCGTCATTGAGGGAATAACTACCGTCTCTCAACAGACTACGGGAATGTCTCTATCTAAATCTCCCCCACCTGCCGCTTTTCCACCATTGACACCTCAGGACAAAGTCAAATTCCAGAACATGTTCCTCAAAAATGGTCCGGCAAATGGCTTGCTGAGTG GTGAAAAAGCCCGCGATATTTTTGTCAAGTCCAAGTTGTCAAATGAACAACTTTTGCAAATATG GAATTTGGCTGACACTCAAGATCGAGGCGCCCTTGATGCAACGGACTTTGCAATTGGAATGTACTTCATTCAAGGGGTCATGACAGGAAAGATATCCTTTATTCCCACCTCACTTCCTCCGGGTCTATACCAGCAAGCTGGTGGCCAAGTTCTTAATAATGGCAGTGTCCGGTCACATATGACTGGGAACAGCGGGTCGTTTAGTCCTGTGAACAGTGTTTTCCCGTCTCAACACACTGGGCAGAGTCAGATGTTACAACCTGAATATACAGGTGGTGCATTCAAAGCTCCGACTCTCCCGGCGCGCCCTCAGGTAACAGGACAAGGCAACGGGCGCGCCCTTGAGTGGGACGTCACCCCAGCCGAGAAAGCCTCGGCTGACCGATATTTCGAATCACTGGACACGCAGAAGAAAGGATATATTGAGGGTGAAGTCGCTGTCCCTTTTATGTTAAAGTCTAATCTCCCCGGCGAAGTCCTCGCCCAAGTTTG GGACCTTGCTGATATAAACAATGACGGTTGCTTGACTAGAGATGGATTTGCCGTAGCTATGCATCTCATTCAGAAGAAACTGGCAGGTAAAGATATCCCTGcaactcttcctccctctttGGTGCCTCCTTCCGCACGCGCAGCGGTACCCACTTCTTCTCCATTCGCGCCTGCTATCCAACCTCAACAACCCGCTGTCGATCTGTTTTCCTTTGACGACACTCCTCCCCCTTCTGCTAGTCCTGCACAGACAGTGACATTCTCTCCGCCCACACTCCAACCTCAATACACAGGTGCCTTCCAAGCCACCCCAGTTAAGCATACCCCAGAGCCTGATCCATTTGCCGCGGCTTCCTTCAATACCT CTCCTAATCGAGACCTCTTGAGCGACGACGAAGTCCATACCACAGCTTCTCCGCCACTTCATGATCAATCGGCTGAAATTGGCAATGTGAAGAATCAATTGCAGTCGACTAACAGATCTCTGGCTTCGGCGAAGCAAGAACGCGAAACTTTGGAGCAATCTCTTGCTAATCAAGCTGCACAGCTGTCTACGTTCCAGACCCAGCTATCTTCCGCCAAGGCTGCATATGAAACTGAAGTCAACCTTCTTGCGACATTAAAGGAGAGGCGCGCTACCCAAGTTGCTGACATTCAGAAGACCAGGGAAGAACTTATCAGGGCTGAGAGTGATCTCAGTGCCATCCGCGTTGAGAAAGCAGAAATCGAGGGCGCCTTTTTACGCGACAAGGAGGAAGCTAGGGATCTTCATAAGCGTATGGTTGAGGCTGGTCAGCAAGCAGAGGCTCTGAAAGCCGATGTTGATAAGCTGAAAAAAGAAGCCAAACAACAGAAGGGCTTATTGGCTATTGCTCGCAAGCAGTTGAGTACCAAGGAGGCTGAGAAGGCAAAGGTGGAGAAAGATCACGAGGAAGCTGTGGCCGAGTTGAATTCAGTCACTTCGGAGAAGGAAGGCGTAGAGACTGAGATCACCAACCTTGAGACAGACATCGCGAACCTTACCAAAGCCACAGAGGAGGCAAAACTTACGCGTTCCGTTTCTCCTGTTGATTCTTTGGGCTTTGCTGCTGCTCAACCTCTGCCAGTTTCACCTGAAGTCGCGTCCCCGACCTCTGTTAAGAGCAATAATCCTTTCGAACGACTGGCTATGTCGTCTGGTAATTCCACCCCTCGCTCACAGTCTCCCTTCCAACCACTTGCTGCTAGTTCCATTCTTTCTTCACCTCCCGTTTCAGTGATTTCTCCCTCGATGACGGCGAGCACTGCTCCCACAGAAACTATGCAAGAGGCCTCTAAGCCAATCGAAGGTCTTCCTGTGACCTCGGACGACCATCCTACGACTGAATTGTCTTATCTGGCAGATGATTCGACCTCCAACACCCTTGATTCTGTACTCTCTCCGGGTACTGCCAATGGGACTGAATACTTTATGACTCCTCCTACCAGTGCGCAGGACGATGCAAAATTGGAAGCTGTGGAGAAATTCCCATCTCTGGATAGCCTTCCGGCACCTATCGCGTTACCTTCGTCTTCTGCGACAACAGCGGCACCCACAGCTGCACCTGCTGCCCCACCTGAGTCTGATCACCATGAAACTGATTTGAACTCACGACTTAAAGAACTTGATATTGATGAGTCTGATTCCGATAGTGATGACGACAACGTACCCTTGGGTGCAAAGTTAAATGCCAACGGCAAAGTTCCTGTCATTACACCTCAGAAAGTTGAACCAGCATCGGCTCCAGCACCTGCCCCAGCCGCCAATGTTTCTTTCGACGATGTCTTTGGATCTGATGAACACAAGGACACTACCGTTACTAACGCGTTCGATGATGCATATGACAGTGGTTTTGTCACATCAACCACCGCACCTCAGGACACATCAGTGCACGCCTCCGAACCAATTAATCATTTTGAGGCTCCCAAGCCTGCTGAAGCGAAACCAGAAATTGCTGGAGTGAACGAATTTGATCAAACTTTTTCAAAATTGCCTTCGTCGACGGCAGCTACACCTGCCACATTCTCTTTCGACGCCGCCTTTGATGACAACTTCGACTTTGCCTCTGCATCCAAGGCGAACGATTTCCCCCCTGCTCCAATGATCAACGAACCGAAAGAACCCTCTCAGTCAAGTGTATTCGATGATGCATTCGGGGAGAGTTCGGCACCAGTTCCCAGCATGACTCCTCAGCCTGCAGTTATCGCGCaacctgctgctgctgctgctacatCTCCCACAAATGCTCCCAACTTTGCAACGTCCTTCGATCAGGCGTTTTTTGACTCTGTCACTGCCCCGAAGGTGGAAGATAAAACATTGACAACATCGCCAGCACCAATGGCAAACGCACCTTCATCATTGCAGTCTGTGCAAGGGTCATTCCCATCGTCACCTGCGCCTGTCTCACCCAAGGCTTCGGCCCCTTCACCACGATCCTCAGACGTGAGCCATGGCCCACCTCGAGAGAGATCTCCGCCTCCCCGCATGGTCTCTCCCAAACCGCGcctttcttcgtcgtcttctaAAGAAACCGCTGAGAAGCCTCAACCTGCTGCTCGTCACTCTAAATTAAGC ATTCGCTTGCCATTtggcaagaagaagaaacactCCGAGCCTATGCCTGCACCGCCCGCCGCATCAACCCACCTCACACCTCCAATTGAAGAGCCACAAAGAACAGCCACTCCTGCTAGTGAAGACGACGTGGAGCCTGTGAAGCAGCTCACAGCAATGGGCTTTAGCCGTACTCAAGCAGTTGATGCTCTGGAAAGATACGGATACGATGTTCAAAAAGCACTAAACAGTTTACTCGGACAATGA
- a CDS encoding Striatin has translation MLGPLQGIQSNNQQQQLQQQQQNQQHQQGQQGTIPPPPPQNGQDFTLSSVLHYLQTEWRRYERDRNEWEIERAEMRARIALLEGERRSFENVKLDLMRRIKMLEYALRMERSKQLTQPASQSTPASKLSSLQSNAASSSQKDDSHSQKGESGGSSPRSEDSPLPDSRLPNGSTNGPSGKQSSWGATNNWMNAAAGGAASGLGKPPLGRDPKSRARSRDYLKQCLQEISYLTSPQAMNPLPNRPLLNTPSVPLSLPNIPSFDQMAYNGRPRKVLPEAGKEFPLLNGMSTISGPPPPAVPNGTPPLSILERGNHLNQGLLPQQQQQQQQQQQQQQPSQTQQPAQPSGQPQDSSNASTSQADKDREGESENRQFTAIFRPDDAGKWKEKLRRGDEPRTTEELQQSLDEGSWERQEDDEGKEEEADVEDEESSLVGDGESTKLWRAKRTLRNHLDAVRALAFHPTELCLATGGDDCTVKIWRMDVASLASSGSRATTEVEPQLTLRGHSAAITRLIHSPSKQLLYSASLDSSIRIWALPSSTHTTYAPYDETRSRGELVGHTDAVWDLALVRDESTLISCGAEGVVKVWDVSGPSGGGSLKLTWGWHGVVDSADDLHENPDAPGATSVEAIKTDLKKVAVAYQNAVVKIFDIESGKELSRLESDMSYDGTPATQINRIVSHPTMSILVTAHEDKFIRIFDLTTGFSLVSGSHDCSVRFWDLLGSRTCIQELTTHREKAREGVLDVEFHPSLPFMASGGADGVVKLYASS, from the exons ATGCTTGGTCCTCTGCAGGGCATCCAGTCCAACaaccagcagcaacagctacaacagcaacagcaaaaCCAGCAGCATCAACAAGGCCAGCAAGGCACaataccaccaccgccacctcaGAACGGCCAGGACTTCACCTTGTCAAGTGTCCTTCACTATTTGCAGACTGAATGGAGGCGCTATGAACGTGATAGAAATGAATGGGAAATCGAACGCGCTGAGATGCGG GCACGCATCGCTCTTCTCGAGGGAGAGCGAAGGTCTTTTGAGAATGTCAAGCTCGACCTTATGAGGCGCATAAAGATGCTCGAATATGCCTTGCGTATGGAAAG GTCGAAACAGCTTACTCAACCCGCATCACAATCCACGCCAGCGTCAAAACTCTCTAGTCTGCAGTCAAATGCTGCATCGTCTTCTCAGAAGGATGATTCACATAGTCAAAAGGGAGAAAGTGGCGGCAGTTCCCCGAGGAGTGAAG ATTCTCCCCTACCCGACAGTCGACTTCCCAATGGTTCAACCAACGGCCCTTCGGGTAAACAAAGTTCTTGGGGTGCTACTAATAATTGGATGAATGCAGCAGCTGGTGGGGCAGCCTCAGGTCTAGGTAAACCACCTCTTGGAAGAGATCCAAAAAGCAGAGCCAGAAGTCGGGATTACTTGAAACA GTGTTTACAAGAAATATCATACCTCACTTCCCCGCAAGCTATGAATCCTTTACCGAACCGGCCATTGCTCAATACCCCCTCAGTACCCCTCTCTTTACCGAATATCCCATCTTTTGACCAAATGGCATACAATGGTCGACCTAGAAAGGTGTTACCCGAAGCTGGGAAAGAATTCCCCCTCCTAAATGGCATGAGTACTATTTCAGGTCCCCCTCCCCCTGCAGTACCCAATGGAACTCCTCCATTGTCAATTCTTGAACGTGGTAATCATCTGAATCAAGGATTGCTtccacagcagcagcagcaacaacagcaacaacaacaacagcaacagccttCTCAAACCCAGCAACCTGCACAACCTTCCGGACAACCTCAAGATTCTTCCAATGCATCAACTTCTCAAGCCGACAAGGACCGCGAAGGCGAATCCGAAAATCGTCAATTTACTGCAATATTCAGACCGGATGATGCGGGCAAATGGAAAGAGAAGCTTCGACGTGGAGACGAGCCTCGAACAACTGAAGAGCTACAGCAATCACTAGATGAAGGCTCTTGGGAGAGGcaggaagacgatgaaggtaaagaagaggaagctgatgtcgaggacgaggaaTCTTCCCttgttggtgatggtgaaAGCACAAAATTGTGGAGAGCCAAACGAACTCTAAGAAA CCATCTGGATGCCGTCCGTGCCCTTGCTTTCCATCCCACAGAACTTTGCCTTGCCACTGGTGGAGATGACTGCACAGTAAAAATATGGCGCATGGATGTAGCCAGTCTAGCTTCATCTGG CTCACGCGCTACAACTGAGGTTGAACCCCAACTTACGCTTCGTGGACACTCCGCAGCGATTACACGGTTGATTCATTCTCCGTCCAAACAGCTTCTGTACTCTGCATCTCTTGATTCTTCCATCCGCATTTGGGCCCTTCCTTCTTCTACGCATACAACTTACGCACCATATGATGAAACTCGGTCACGCGGAGAGCTAGTTGGACATACTGACGCAGTTTGGGATCTGGCTTTAGTCAGGGATGAAAGTACACTTATTAGCTGTGGTGCTGAAGGTGTAGTTAAAGTCTGGGATGTTAGTGGTCCTTCTGGAGGGGGTTCTCTCAAGTTGACTTGGGGATGGCATGGTGTCGTCGACAGTGCCGATGATCTGCACGAGAATCCTGATGCTCCTGGAGCAACTTCTGTAGAAGCCATCAAAACGGACCTCAAGAAAGTTGCGGTCGCATACCAGAATGCCGTCGTCAAGATTTTCGACATTGAAAGTGGGAAAGAATTATCGAGACTAGAAAGTGACATGAGCTACG ATGGTACCCCTGCAACGCAAATCAATCGAATTGTGTCGCACCCAACGATGTCGATCCTCGTCACTGCCCACGAGGATAAGTTCATCAGAATCTTTGACCTGACCACAG GATTTTCCTTGGTGTCTGGGAGTCATGACTGTTCTGTACGCTTCTGGGACTTGCTTGGCTCCCGTACATGTATACAAGAGCTTACCACGCATCGCGAAAAGGCCCGGGAAGGTGTTTTGGACGTGGAGTTCCACCCATCACTACCCTTCATGGCCAGTGGGGGTGCTGACGGCGTTGTAAAACTGTATGCTTCATCATAA
- a CDS encoding putative secreted protein (putative secreted protein ARB_06907): protein MPGNSISYHRRFLLIYPAQLTTVSSGLRLMPIGASLDGLKLVQTLMANLKLHFLKFGKWKNLRATEGWAVLQHHAVLRTTITLYPPTNSESATLPRLLVDLKQGSFFSLRPQDVDLSAFIPKWFSGNIYDIPHASLHVVDLPSPPSLNVPTKYDLFISGDYEIRLFGDPLVKESDVPVQQIYLSLGLQNTEEHLVRHSSGDVVSDFVAGFSFGQAIGVGVQSIDGWWTVNGLEMGHQIPGLSLVVQDGFTIAPSQTRVVPVIIKQTLPFYGDSLEFTLLLTSDRASKNLSVSIPLVHHDMKTVGSISIKASYFFASSMPTAFIAISPPSRSTIKKAPPIMALHGAGVDILGDGRFVIDAFPNNKEGWLVVPTGRTSWGLDWHGPSTDDAWASLEALSKISREEIRGLPESWIIPCNSRVIIVGHSNGGQGTWYVASRYPDRILAAAPASAYIKSQAYVPWTLARHAHFIDPILRSILDSSLTPDDNDLHLSNLVDTPILAVHGGDDENVPVWHTREAISTLKSWYPSANISYKEDPRKGHWYPDVLNNAVVDAFLGQVMSSSIDQTRSEEFTLTVTTPRSDGSLRGWNINQVAVPGRLSRLRVRKISNRKYEVEPSNVSIFTVPIHDGPVEILIDDIVVQISENFIDRVSTQVRQATSGNWENLIGAGMELDYFTIKSDDTAPESRERPLVIVIPKRSGRDDLLAALRLAHVLNVYHALDAEIVTEETALLWNRSGKWPIGNVVFIGHPSSTFAQEVLKPEAAKTDARIVDSHLYFGNKKFAKAGQGALFLHPHPIAVADGHGDRQSLMLFMLYTDKSALEKLVRLFPFRTGVGVPDWLVVGEKMDSFGAGGVEAAGVWNNDWKLSESMSWFRR, encoded by the exons ATGCCAGGGAACAGCATTTCATATCACCGTCGTTTCCTCTTAATC TATCCTGCCCAATTGACTACAGTCAGCTCTGGCCTTCGTCTTATGCCGATCGGGGCGTCGTTGGATGGACTAAAGCTTGTTCAGACGCTGATGGCAAACTTGAAATTGCATTTCCTGAAATTCGGCAA ATGGAAAAACCTTCGTGCTACAGAAGGTTGGGCCGTATTACAACATCATGCAGTTCTGCGCACGACCATTACGCTCTACCCGCCAACTAACTCAGAGTCTGCCACACTACCGCGCCTCTTAGTCGACTTGAAACAAggatcttttttttctttgcggCCCCAGGATGTTGATTTATCTGCTTTCATCCCCAAATGGTTCTCCGGGAATATATATGACATTCCACATGCGTCTCTTCATGTCGTTGACCTTCCCAGTCCCCCATCACTGAATGTCCCTACCAAATACGATCTATTCATCAGTGGCGACTATGAG ATCAGACTGTTTGGGGACCCATTGGTGAAGGAGTCGGATGTTCCGGTTCAACAGATCTATCTCTCTCTTGGACTGCAAAATACTGAGGAACATCTCGTTCGACATAGTTCTGGGGATGTGGTAAGTGACTTTGTGGCAGGATTTTCTTTCGGCCAAGCCATTGGAGTGGGCGTGCAAAGCATAGACGGCTGGTGGACAGTCAACGGCCTTGAGATGGGGCATCAAATTCCG GGTTTGAGTCTCGTGGTTCAGGACGGGTTCACAATTGCTCCTTCACAGACGAGGGTGGTCCCAGTCATCATCAAGCAGACTCTTCCTTTCTATGGGGATTCGTTGGAATTTACATTATTGCTAACGTCAGACAGAGCATCTAAAAATCTTTCAGTGTCTATTCCACTTGTCCACCATGATATGAAAACAGTGGGTTCTATCTCGATAAAGGCGTCATATTTTTTCGCGAGCTCTATGCCTACGGCGTTCATCGCAATTTCTCCCCCATCCCGTAGCACGATTAAAAAGGCCCCTCCAATAATGGCACTTC ATGGAGCGGGTGTCGATATACTTGGTGACGGGAGGTTCGTCATCGACGCTTTCCCCAACAACAAAGAAGGTTGGTTGGTTGTTCCAACAGGTCGCACATCATGG GGGTTGGATTGGCATGGGCCGAGTACAGATGATGCATGGGCATCATTGGAGGCGCTGTCTAAAATTTCCCGGGAGGAGATTCGTGGTCTTCCAGAATCGTGGATCATTCCCTGCAACTCTAGAGTGATTATCGTGGGACATTCGAACGGCGGCCAGGGGACGTGGTACGTTGCTTCAAGATACCCTGACAGGATTCTTGCGG CTGCGCCTGCTTCTGCTTACATTAAGTCACAAGCATATGTGCCATGGACTCTAGCTCG GCACGCGCATTTTATCGACCCTATTTTGCGTTCCATATTAGATTCGTCGCTTACGCCAGACGACAATGACTTGCATTTGTCCAACTTGGTAGACACACCGATACTCGCTGTTCATGG AggagatgatgaaaatgTTCCCGTTTGGCACACTCGCGAGGCAATCTCAACATTAAAATCATGGTATCCCTCTGCAAACATATC ATACAAAGAAGATCCCAGAAAGGGTCATTGGTATCCCGATGTACTCAACAACGCAGTCGTAGACGCTTTTTTGGGTCAagtcatgtcttcttctaTCGATCAAACACGATCAGAAGAGTTCACATTAACAGTAACTACTCCTCGAAGCGATGGCTCCCTGCGCGGATGGAATATAAACCAGGTCGCTGTCCCAGGAAG ACTTTCTAGGTTGCGTGTTCGCAAGATAAGCAACCGGAAGTACGAGGTCGAGCCCTCAAATGTTTCCATCTTTACTGTGCCTATTCATGACGGGCCTGTGGAGATTCTCATTGATGACATCGTGGTACAAATCTCTGAGAATTTTATTGACAGGGTTTCGACGCAGGTTCGCCAGGCAACATCTGGGAACTGGGAG AACCTGATTGGCGCCGGTATGGAACTAGATTATTTCACCATCAAATCCGATGATACTGCACCGGAATCACGGGAGA GACCTTTGGTCATAGTGATCCCCAAGCGCTCTGGTCGGGACGACCTTTTGGCGGCGCTACGCTTAGCGCATGTGCTAAACGTTTACCATGCCCTGGATGCTGAAATTGTGACAGAGGAGACAGCTCTGCTCTGGAACAGATCTGGGAAATGGCCCATTGGAAATGTCGTTTTCATTGGTCATCCATCATCGACGTTCGCGCAGGAGGTGCTCAAGCCAGAGGCTGCGAAGACAGATGCGCGTATCGTGGACTCGCATTTGTACTTTGGAAACAAGAAGTTTGCTAAAGCTGGCCAAG GGGCACTATTTTTGCACCCACATCCAATTGCGGTGGCAGACGGCCACGGCGACAGGCAATCGTTGATGCTGTTTATGCTCTACACCGATAAATCCGCTCTGGAGAAGTTGGTACGGCTATTTCCCTTCAGGACAGGCGTGGGTGTACCGGATTGGCTCGTTGTTGGCGAAAAGATGGATAGCTTCGGAGCAGGTGGGGTGGAAGCTGCAGG GGTATGGAATAACGATTGGAAGCTCAGCGAGTCCATGTCGTGGTTTAGACGTTAG
- a CDS encoding 3',5'-cyclic-nucleotide phosphodiesterase: MPLSPPSSPVSFDLVVVGAGGGPDETNLSAYLVKPHDAEWEDGILALEAGSGQGTLAQLLRKNPHLFLNPVNSEGSITKMYSASDIYSFVRCFLVTHAHLDHINSLVVSAGSLRGCRKRVYGLKQTLQDLELAFSDRLWPNLASWKEKDDEIKLLYSALIPDGKYKVVCPKIAVQGMPLNHGRNTLGGQHTSTAFFIRHEPSLREFLFFGDVEPDSITNEPQTINVWRIAAPKIPDTLSSIFIECSWPSGRKDDLLFGHLTPEHLGNELSALATEVVKYRHSSQHSEGRRRPARKKQKRNSLTSADLKDALAGVRIFIIHCKDEMNGDLDRPIRDLIVEQVRRIVEERGLGAQVLLAKQGTRIGTSGYLFRTI, encoded by the exons ATGCCATTGTCTCCTCCCAGCTCCCCAGTATCCTTCGATCTTGTAGTCGTcggtgctggtggtggtcCAGACGAAACAAATCTTTCCGC CTATCTCGTGAAGCCTCACGATGCGGAATGGGAAGATGGGATCTTGGCATTGGAGGCAG GCTCGGGGCAAGGGACACTCGCCCAATTGTTGCGAAAAAATCCGCATCTCTTCTTGAATCCTGTTAATTCCGAGGGAAGCATCACTAAGATGTATTCGGCTTCGGATATATACTCGTTCGTTCG GTGCTTTCTGGTCACTCATGCTCACCTCGACCACATCAATAGTCTTGTTGTCTCTGCAGGTTCCCTGCGTGGATGCAGAAAGCGTGTATATGGGCTCAAGCAAACCTTACAGGACTTGGAACTTGCATTCTCAGACCGTCTCTGGCCCAACCTTGCTTCATGGAAGGAAAAGGACGACGAAATTAAGCTTCTTTACTCTGC CCTAATACCCGATGGAAAATACAAAGTCGTCTGTCCAAAAATTGCAGTCCAGGGTATGCCACTAAACCATGGGCGCAATACGCTGGGCGGCCAACATACTTCTACCGCCTTTTTCATCCGACACGAACCATCGCTGCGcgaatttctttttttcggcGACGTTGAACCCGATTCCATCACTAACGAGCCTCAAACTATTAACGTTTGGCGAATAGCCGCTCCCAAAATCCCTGACACCCTCTCATCCATCTTCATTGAGTGTTCCTGGCCATCTGGACGCAAAGACGACCTACTTTTTGGACATCTTACACCGGAGCATCTAGGAAATGAGCTTAGCGCCCTTGCCACAGAAGTGGTCAAATATAGGCACTCGAGCCAGCACAGCGAGGGCCGTAGAAGACCAGCACGCAAGAAGCAGAAGCGAAATTCACTGACTTCTGCTGACCTCAAGGACGCTCTCGCAGGCGTTCGTATATTCATCATCCATTGTAAAGATGAGATGAACGGCGATTTAGATCGGCCGATACGGGACCTCATTGTTGAACAAGTTCGACGCATAGTGGAAGAACGAGGTTTAGGAGCACAGGTTTTACTGGCAAAGCAGGGGACCCGGATTGGTACGTCAGGTTATTTATTCAGAACCATCTAG
- a CDS encoding Ubiquitin-conjugating enzyme E2 11, which translates to MEQLTSSIAPPRSSPKSSAPSSTQQGAGSVAKRLSNELMTLMMSSSPGISAFPKHDGNLFEWVGTIEGPSETIYAGLTFKISISFPPNYPYVAPTIKFDTPCYHPNVDISGGAICLDILQDKWSAVYSVQTILLSLQSLLGEPNNDSPLNSDAASLWDEPAVFKTQLMKHYRPVSDSA; encoded by the exons ATGGAACAACTCACATCCTCCATCGCACCCCCTCGCTCTTCGCCAAAGTCAAGCGCGCCGTCTTCCACCCAACAAGGCGCGGGCAGTGTCGCCAAGAG ACTCAGTAATGAACTAATGACTCTAATG ATGTCATCATCTCCCGGGATT TCTGCGTTCCCCAAACATGACGGGAACCTCTTTGAATGGGTCGGCACAATAGAAGGACCCTCTGAGACG ATCTATGCGGGCCTTACTTTCAaaatttctatttctttcccTCCAAATTACCCATATGTAGCACCTACCATCAAGTTTGACACCCCCTGTTATCACCCGAATGTTGATATCTCTGGAGGGGCTATCTGTCTCGACATCCTCCAA GACAAGTGGTCTGCAGTGTACAGTGTACAGACAATTCTGCTCTCTTTACAGTCTCTGCTTGGCG AACCCAACAATGACTCTCCTCTGAATTCTGATGCGGCATCACTCTGGGACGAGCCCGCTG TGTTCAAGACGCAGCTGATGAAGCACTATCGACCGGTCAGCGACTCTGCATGA